GGGGGCCGCGCGCGGCGGGCCCGATGTCTCAGCCACGCGGACCGCCCTCGCTTTTCAGGAATTCCGCAAGCGCGGCGACGACGAGGCGGTTCGCTTCCTCGGTTCCGACCGAGAGGCGCAGGCATTGTGGCAGCTCATAGACGTCGACGGCGCGCAGGATCAGGCCGCGTTGCGTCAGAAACGCATCGGCGGCACGGGCTTCGGCGGAGTCTTTGAAATGCATCAGCAGAAAATTACCGACGCTCGGCGTGACCTCGATGCCGAGACGGGTGATTTCCTGTGTGAGCCAAGCGAGCCATGTTTCATTATGGGCGATCGAGGTGTCGATATGTTCGATGTCCTGAAGCGCGGCGATGCCGGCTTCCATGGCCCCGGTGCTGATGTTGAAGGGGCCGCGAATGCGGTTGAGCGCGTCGCAAATCGCGGCGGGCGCATAGCACCAGCCGAGCCTGAGGCCGGCAAGCCCATAGATCTTCGAGAAGGTGCGCGTCATCACCACATTCTCGCTCGTCAAGGCGAGCTCGAACCCCGGCGAATAATCATTGCGGGTCACATATTCGGCATAGGCGGCATCGAGTACGAGAACGATATGCGGCGGCAAGGCCGCGGCCAATCGCTTGATCTCGCCGAAGGGCAGATAGGTCCCGGTCGGATTGTTGGGATTGGCGAGAAAGATGATCTTCGTCTTCTCGGTGACCTTGGCGAGGATCGCGTCGACATCGGCGGTGAGATTTGTCTCGTCCGCGACGACGGGCGTTCCACCCGCCGCGAGAATCACGATGCGATAGATGGAAAAACCGTGCCGTGTGGAAATGCCTTCATCGCCGGGGCCGACAAAAGCATGGGCGAGAAACGAGATCAGCTCGTCCGAGCCAGCGCCACAAACGATCCGTGCGGGATCGAGGCCATAACGGGCGCCGATCGCCTCGCGCAGTGCCGCGGCGCCTCCATCGGGATAGAGCGCCAGCCGCTCGGCGACTTTTTGGAAAGCCGCTTGCGCGCGCGGGGAGGCTCCGAGCGGCGTCTCGTTCGATGACAGCTTATAAATCCGGCTGGCGCTCGTGCTGCCGCTCTTGCCGGGCCGGTAGGGATCGATCGCCAGCACGCCTGTCCGCGGTCGCGGCCGTTCGCGCCCATCGAAGGAATTCATCGTGACACTCCTGCGGCGAACGCGCGACGCGCCCGGCGCTTAAAAGCATGATTTCGGAAAGCTGCCGATGTCTCGGCCAGGATCATGCGTTGAAACAATGATCTGGAACGCTACCGCGGGTCACTTTGGGCAACCGCGCTTTGCCACGTCCACGGCACCAGATCGGGGTGAATGTCAAGAACCAGCATTCGCCTGTCCGGCCTGCTTCGGGAAATAGCGTTACCGTCCGGCGGTAAGCCTAGTCTTTTGCCGCCTGCGCCTGCGTTCCGGGTTTGCCGAGCGCGAAGCGCGCCGCATGGCTGCCGATCTCGATGAGGCTGGTTGCCGGGCTCCCGGCCTTCAGGCAGGTTTCGCGCAATTCGCCGGCCGTCAGTGTGGCCGGTGCCGCGACCAAAAGGGAAAAGCGGCCGCCGTCGACGGGGGCGGCGCCGAGAATCTCGGCGCCGCGCGCGGCGATGCCGGCGGTGAGCTCGGGTCGCCATCGCTCGATCGCGATGGCGTAAAGAACGACATCATGCGCGATGGCTTCCGTCAGCGGCTTGGCGACCACGAAGAGCGGCAGGCCGGCCGGGTGGTCCTGCCTTTCGACGAAGGGCAGGCGGGCGATGACCTTGGGAGCGCCAGCGGCGGTCAGTTGATCCCACCAGGCGCCGGCGCTGGCGCCGCTATTTACCTTGACGAGGCCGAGATCGCCGTTTGAGGCGGCCACTGCCGCGATGACTTCGGCCGTGCCCGTATGCGGCACCATTGGCACGGTGAAGCCGAAATGGAAGCGGCAGCCATCGCGCATCGGCGCATCGCCGTCGCTGATATCGCAATGGACGCTGTAATTCGCCTGCACGAAGGTGAAGGTCGAAATAATGATCCGCCAAACGCTTTCCACCGTGTCGAGCGGCAGAATGCCCTTATGGCGGGCGACCAGACGACGCATCATTTCGGCCTCGCGCTCGGGCCGGAAAGCGCAGCCGGCGCCGGCCTTGGCGGCGATCAACCGGTCGATGATTTCGCCACGCTCCATCAAAAGCTCGTGGAGGCGTGTGTCGATACGATCGATCTCCGCGCGAAGATCGGCCAAAGTTTCGGAAAGGGGTCGGTCCAGCATGAGCGCTCTTTGATTTGTCCCGCGCTTTTTAATGCCAATTGCGTTCAGGTGAAAAGCTTTTCCGGCCACCTATACGGCCAAGCTTCGAGGTGGGACCTTTTCTGGCGCCAAGCAGGGCCGGCGGAGCCGCGCGGACCATAGGTTCACCTTGACACTTCCGCCAAGGCGCTCCTACATAACAAACAGAGTGTTCGGAAAAGCGAACAGGACGTGGGCGATTTTTCGAGCGAGCGGCCAAGCCCGTGACGATCATCCAGAACCCGAAAGCCATAAGCCAGCTCGAGGCGGACGCACCGCACAGCCTCGTTGCGCATTTCGACGCCGCCCGTCCGCTCAAAATGGACGCGGGCGTCGCTTTGAGTCCGATCAGCATCGCCTATCAGACTTATGGCACGCTCAATGCCGCCAAATCCAACGCAATTCTTGTCTGTCATGCGCTAACCGGCGATCAGCATGTCGCCAACGCGCATCCGGTCACCGGCAAGCCGGGCTGGTGGCAGGTGATGGTGGGGCCGGGTCGGCCGATCGATACGGACCGGTTTTTCGTGATCGCCTCGAATGTGGTCGGCGGCTGCATGGGGACGACGGGGCCGGCTTCGATCAATCCGGCGACCAATCGCGTTTACGGCCTGGATCTGCCGTTGGTCACCATTCGCGACATGGTGCGCGCCCAGGCCATGCTGATCGATCATTTGGGGATCGACACGCTTTTCGGCGTCATCGGCGGCTCGATGGGTGGCATGCAGGTCCTGCAATGGGCCGCGAGCTATCCGGAGCGGGTGTTTTCGGCCATGCCGATCGCGACGGCGGCGAAACATTCCTCGCAAAACATCGCCTTCCACGAGGTCGGGCGGCAGGCCATCATGGCCGATCCCGAATGGCGTGGCGGCCGCTATCTCGATTTCGGCGTGAGCCCGACCAAGGGTCTCGCCGTTGCCCGCATGGCCGCGCATATCACCTATCTGTCGGATGAAGCCTTGCAGCGCAAATTCGGCCGCAAGCTGCAGGATCGCGCGGCGCCGACCTTTTCCTTCAGCGCCGATTTCCAAGTCGAGAACTATCTGCGCTATCAGGGTGCGAGCTTCGTCGACCGGTTTGACGCCAATTCCTATCTCTATGTGACGCGCGCCTGCGACTACTTCGATCTCGCCGATGATTATGACGGCCTGCTCGCGCTCGCCTTCAAGGGCACTAAGACGCGCTTTTGCGTCGTCTCCTTCAATTCGGATTGGTTGTATCCCACGGCGGCGTCACGCGCCATCGTGCATGCGCTCAATGCCGCCGGCGCCTCGGTCTCCTTCGTCGATATAGAGACGGATCGCGGCCATGACGCCTTTCTGCTCGACGTTCCCGAATTCATCGCGACGACGCGCGGTTTTATCGAGGCCGCGGCGCGCGCCCGCGGGCTTCCGCCGGCCGAAGGCCAAGGCTGATCGTGGCCGGCGAACCCGTCACGCAGCCGGATGTGCTGGCGCGATTGTCGCGGGCGGCCCGCGTCGATCTTCTCGTCGTCGCCAATATGATCGAACCGAAGAGCCGGGTGCTCGATGTCGGCTGCGGCGACGGCACTTTGCTGCGCCTCCTCGCCGAAGAGCGCGGCGTCGACGCGCGCGGCATCGAACTATCGCAGCGCGGCGTCAATGATTGCGTCGCCAAAGGGCTCTCGGTGGTGCAGGGCGATGCCGACACGGATCTCGCCGATTATCCCGACGCCGCCTTCGATTACGTGATCCTGTCACAGACTTTGCAGGCGACCCGGCAGCCGCGCAAAGTGCTCGAACATATGTTGCGGATCGGGCGTCACGCGGTGGTGTCTTTCCCGAATTTCGGCCATTGGCGCATTCGCGCGCAGATCGCCTTCAAGGGCCGCATGCCGATTACCGAAAACCTAAAATATTTTTGGTACGAGACGCCGAACATTCATTTTTGCAGCATTCGCGATTTCGTCACCCTCGTCGACGTGATGGGCGCCAAGATCGAGCGGGGTGTCGCGCTCGATCGCTTCGGCGCGCCAATGCTGGTCAACGCCCCCTGGTGGGTGTGGAACCTGTTCGGCGACCAGGCGGTGTTCAGGCTGACGCGCGAAAACATCGGCGCCGTAGCTGACGATATGGCGGCCAGCGTCAAAGCGTGATCCGCCGCGGCGCTCGGCATTAAAACGGGCGAGACCCGCGAGGGTTGAGCCGAGCGCCCGTCTTCGATCGCCTAAAACCCAGAAAGGTCCGAGCTCAGGCCGATCTCTGCAACCGCTTTTGTTCCCGGTCGCGGCGGCGCTCCTGCACCGGCTGATAGGCGATTCGGCTGTGATAGGCGCAATAAGGGCCGGTGGCGCTGTTCGGCTTTTTGGCGCCGCAGAACCGGAACTCGGCATTCGTCGGATCGCCCAGCGGCCAACGGCACATGGCTTCTTTCAAATCCATGATCGTGACCCGCTCCGAGATGGGAATGACGACATCTTCGAGCGGCGCTGGCGCGGAAGCGATGATGGGCATCGGATTGAACGCGAGCGCGGTATTGCCGCGTACCATCGGCGCGCTGGGACGCGGGCTGGTCGGCCGCAAGGGCTTCACTCTTTGCCGCGGCATTGCCGGCGCCGATGTCTTCACGCGGCCCGAGAGGCCGAGCCGATGCACCTTGCCGATCACCGCGTTCCGGGTAATGCCATTGGAGAGTTCATTGGCGATTTGGCTGGCGCTCAGGCCGTCAAGCCAGAGCTTACGCAGCAGTTCCACTCGTTCATCGGTCCAGGACATTTACGTCCTCCTCGATAGGGTCTGAAGGGATCTTGAACGCGGTTGACAATGGCTAATGCAAAGATTTGCCGTTGCATCGCCTGAATCAAGAATCGTCGCTCGACCGGAAGGCCGGCGTCGTTCAACATTGTAAGCAATCAAGGTGGGTCCGCGGCACGAGATGTCGTAGTCGACAAAGAGAAAGCTACACTACTGCTTGAATCTCGCGCAAGAGTCCCCGCGCCTGCGTCGATGTTTTCAACAGCAGCTTCTGCTTGGCTGCCGCTGCGACGGGTGCAATGGTGCTCTGGGGTGCGGTCCGGGCGCGTATTATTTGACCGGCCTACGTGAAATCCTTAAAGTGCCGGGTATTGAGCTGCCGCCCCAAGGGGCGGCACTTTGATTTTAGGCCGTCGCGGTTGCAGCGGCGTGGCGCATTATCGGGGAAGGCGGCGGGTCCGCGGGCACTTGGCCGAGACCCGGTCTTGCCGGCGAAGATGAAGACTTGCCGCGTCGCGGCTTCAGTGCCGTTTTCGAACGCCATGTTGCCGAGACGTCTTTTGCAAAGAAACAACCTGCCGGGAGCGATCTCTTGACCTCGTCGCTGCTTCCCACCTATGCGCGCGCCGATCTCGCTTTCGAGCGGGGCGAAGGTGCTTGGCTGATTTCCACGAGTGGAGACCGATTTCTGGACTTCGGCTGCGGGATCGCCGTCACGGGGCTCGGCCACGCCCATCCGCATCTCGTCGAAACCTTGGTCGAGCAGGGCCAGCGGCTTTGGCACGTTTCCAATCTGTTCCAAATCCCGCAGGCGGAAACGCTGGCGCGCCGGCTGGTCGAAGCCACTTTTGCCGATTTCGTTTTCTTCACCAATTCCGGGACGGAGACGCTCGAAGGCGCGGTGAAGACGGCGCGCAAATATCATTACGTCAGCGGTCATCCCGAGAAGATCCGCATCATCACGCTGCAAGGTGGCTTCCACGGTCGCAGCCTGGCGGCGCTGGCGGCGGGTGGCAATCCAAAATATCTCGAAGGTTTCGAGCCGAGGCTGGAGGGCTTCGACCAAGTGCCTTTCGGCGATCTCGACGCTCTGAAGGCGGCGATCGGCCCGCGCACGGGGGCGATCCTCGTCGAGCCTATCCAGGGCGAAGGCGGCGTGCGTGTGCTGCCGCAAAGCTATCTCGTGGCGCTGCGCCAGCTTTGCGACGAAAACGGTCTGTTGTTGATCTTCGACGAGGTGCAGACGGGAGTCGGGCGTACTGGTCCGCTCTTCGCTTATCAACGGGCCGGCGTCGCGCCGGACATTATGATGGTCGCCAAAGGCATGGGCGGCGGCTTTCCGCTCGGCGCCTTTCTCGTCACACGGGAGGCTGGCAAGGGTATGACGCTCGGCAGCCATGGCACGACCTACGGCGGCAACCCGCTCGCGACAGCGGTCGGCAATGCGGTCCTCGATATTGTGCTCTCGGACGGGTTCCTCGATCGTTCCACACGCATGGGCGCGCTGCTGAAGGAAAAGCTCGGCGAATTGCTGGAAAAGCATCCAGGCGTGATCGCCGAGGTTCGCGGCGAAGGTCTGCTGCTCGGCTTGAAGCTGCATGTGACGAACACGGAATTCGTTGCCGCCGCGCTCAAGCAAAAGCTCGTCATCATTCCGGCCGCTGATAATGTCGTGCGGCTATTGCCGCCGCTCATCATCAGCGAGGCCGAGATCGCCGACGCTTTGCGCCGACTCGATGCCGCGGCAGCGCATTTCAAGCATTCGCAAAAGGATATGGCGCTGAGAGGAGCAGCCGGATGATCAACGGTGCGATAAATGGAGCCGACGGCGCCTCCTTGCGGCATTTTCTCGATCTTTCGGAAATGTCGGCCTCGGATCTCCGGCGGATTCTCGGAACCGCTTTCGCCATCAAGCGCCGCCGGTGCAAGGGGCAGATCGCGGCCCGCCGACCGCTGATCGGCAAAGTGCTGGCGATGATCTTCGACAAGCCCTCGACCCGCACCCGTGTCTCTTTCGATATCGGGATGCGGGAATTGGGCGGCGAGACGATCATGTTGACCGGCCACGAGATGCAGCTCGGACGCGGCGAAACCATCGCCGATACGGCGCGCGTGCTCTCCCGCTTCGTCGACGGCATCGTCATCCGGGTGCTCGATCCCGCTCAGCTGAGCGAGCTAGCATTTTATGCCGACGTGCCGGTCATCAACGGCCTTACCAAGAAGTCGCATCCCTGCCAGGTGATGGCCGATATCATGACTTTCGAGGAGCATCGCGGCCCGATCAAGGATCGCACGGTGGCCTGGACCGGCGATTCCAACAATGTGCTCGCGAGCTGGATTCACGCGGCGCAGAAATTCGATTTCGCGATCAATGTCGCGACCCCGGCCGAACTCGATCTCCCGCCGGAACTGATCGCCTTTGCCGGCGCCACGCAAACCCGTCTCAATGTTACCCGCGATCCCTATGAAGCGGTGCGCGGCGCCGATGCGGTCGTTTCCGACTGCTGGGTCTCGATGGGCGACGAGAATGAAAGCTTCCGGCATAATCTGCTGACGCCCTATCAGGTGAATGCCAAGCTGATGGCGGTCGCGGCGAAGGATGCGATCTTTATGCATTGCTTGCCGGCGCATCGCGGCGAAGAGGTGACCGATGAGGTGATCGACGGTCCGCAATCGGTCGTTTTCGACGAGGCGGAAAACCGTCTGCATGCGCAAAAGGGTATTCTTTCCTGGTGTTTCGGGGCGCTCGAAGAATGACGGACTTGCAGCCGCGGGAGGCGAGCATTTCGCGGCCGGTCTCGGACGAAGGCCGCGATGATCAGATCTTGCCCTTCGCTGTCGAACCGCTCGACTCGCGCGGCCGCGTCGTGCGGCTCGGCGCGTCCATCGATCGCATTTTGGCGCAACACGCCTATCCGGCGCCGGTTGCGCGCCTCCTCGGCGAGGCGGCGGTTTTGACCGTGCTGCTCGGCTCCGCGCTCAAATTCGACGGCAGGCTGCAATTGCAGACGCGCAGCGACGGTCCGGTCAGCATGCTGGTCGTCGATTTCGATGCGCCCGACGGGCTGCGCGCCTTTGCCCGTTTCGATGCCGAAAAGCTCGCCGAACTCGGCCCGACAGCGGAATTGCTCGGCAAGGGCCATCTCGCCTTGACGATCGAGCAGGGCAACGACATGTCCCGCTATCAGGGCATTGTCGCGCTCGAAGGCCAGGGGCTCGAGGCGGCGGCGCATCAATATTTTCGCCAGTCGGAGCAGATCCCGACCTTTGTGCGTCTAGCCGTGGCCGAAAGCCTGACGGGAGGCGCCGGGAAGACATGGCGGGCCGGCGGCCTGATGGTGCAATTCCTGCCGGCCTCGCGGGCGCGCCAGATCATGCCGGATCTCTCGCCCGGCGATGTCCCGGAGGGCGTTATCGTGCCGGAAATGCAAGAGGATGATGCCTGGGTGGAGGCCAAATCGCTTGCTGCCACGATCGAGGATCATGAGCTCGTCGATCCGACGCTGTCCAGCGAGAGACTTCTCTATCGCCTGTTCCACGAACGGGGCGTCAAGGTCTTCAAGACTCAGGATGTGCATGCCACCTGCCATTGCTCGCGCGAGCGTATCGCCAATATGCTGAAGAGCTTCACGCAGCAGGAACGCCGGGACATGGTCGGCGATGATGGCAAGATCGGCGTGACGTGCGAATTTTGTTCGACGTTTCGCGAATTCGCGCCCGAGGAATTCGATTAGGCGTGAATGGGCCGGCAATTATGTCCGGTGCCACCATGGTTTTCATGTGAGCGCCGCCCCATAACGATCCGGGACGTTTGGCCCGGAGGAGACGGCGATGCGGGTGGTGTTAGGTATTATTCTCGGCTTTTTCCTGACGGTCGGCCTTGCCTATGTGGCCGATACCGGCCGCCATGCGGCTTGCCCGCCGACCGTTGCCGGCCGCCCGCTCGTCAATTGGGACGAGGTGAATCTCAGGCTCAGGAACATTTCTTCGGCCGTCGAGGCCGGTTGGGACCGTATAAGAGGCCGTCCTGCCCATTGACCAGCCTCCATTGCGCTGCGCCACACCAGCCCTTATAAGGCCGGCTGCGGTCGTTTCCGACACCCCTGGAGGCGCGGGCCGCATTTTTTAGACATCAAAGGACACCGACATGGCCGAAGCAAAGACTTTGGCGGCTACGGTGCGCAGTGGGACCGGCAAGGGGGCCGCCCGCAGCGTTCGCCGAGAAGGCCGCATACCAGCCGTCATTTATGGCGGCGGCGATCCCGCCGAGCCCGTGACGCTCGATTACCGCGAACTCAACAAGCTGATTTATGCCGGACATTTTCTGACGACGATTTTCGAGATCGACGTCGCCGGCACAAAGCAACGGGTGATCCCGCGCGATTATCAGCTCGATCCGATCAAAGATCAGCCGCTGCATATCGACTTCCTGCGTTTGAAGGTCGGGACGACCCTGCGGGTTGAAGTGCCGGTCCATTTCATCAATCAGGAAATTTGCCCCGGCCTCAAAAAGGGCGGCTCGTTGAATGTCGTGCGCCATGTCGTCGAGATGCGGGTTCCGGCCGAAGCGATCCCGGAAGCCATCACGGTGGATCTGAGCACGCTCGATATTGCTGAATCACTGCATATTTCGGCGGTGACTCTGCCGGCCGGCTGCAAGCCGACGATCACCGATCGCGATTTCACCATTGCGACGCTGGTGCCGCCGATTGTCGTTGCTGAGACGCCCGCTGCTGCCGCCCCGGCCGCCAAGGGCGGTAAGGTTGCTGCGAAACCGGCCCCTGCTGCGGCTGCGGCCAAACCAGCCGCCGCGGCGAAGCCCAAGAAATAACGTCGGACTGTCGAAGGCTCGAGCATGTCTTTATCGAAAATTCGATCGGGACATGCTCGAGATTCCAGATGGTAGAGCCCCCTTCAAGCGCAAAGCCGCTTACACTTTTGCGCACGATGCCAGCTTATTGATTTTGAGCGTTTTCCTCTTGATCGGGTGAATCCACCCGATCGGCTCTTCGCCACTCAGTGCAGTTCACGCGCCATGAAGCTTTTCGTCGGCCTCGGCAATCCCGGCCGTGCCTATGCCGGAAACCGCCATAACATCGGCTTCATGGTCGTCGACACGCTGGCGCGCGAACACCAATTTCCGTCCTTTCGCGTCCGCTTCAAAGGTCTCGCGAGCGAGGCGGCGCTCGGCGGCGACAAGGTGCTCTTGCTGAAGCCGGAAACTTACATGAACGAGTCCGGCCGCGCCGTCCAAGAAGCGTCGCGTTTCTACAAGATTCCGCCTGAAAACATCGTCGTTTTTCACGACGAACTCGATCTCGCACCAGGCAAGCTCAGGGTGAAGCTCGGCGGCGGCAATGCGGGGCACAATGGTCTGCGTTCGATTACCGAATCGATCGGCAACGACTATCGCCGGGTGCGGATCGGCATCGGTCATCCGGGCGACAAGGACCGGGTGCATGATTATGTGCTCGCAGACTTCGCCAAGAGCGAGACGGCCTGGGTCGAAACGCTTTGCCTGACGATCGCCGCCAATGCCGAGCTTCTCGTCACTGGCGATGATGCGACCTTTCAGAACAAGGTGCATCTTGCAATGGTGGCGGCCGGAGTGGCCAAAGAAGGCTTGTTCTAGCTCCCAGCTTTTTGATTTTGAGCATGGTCTTGTCGACTGGATGATTCCATCCGGTCGGAAAACGCTCAAGCGAGCGCTCGTTCTTCGACCAAGCTCGGCTTTGACAAGAGGCGATCTGAGCAAGGCTCAACATATTTACGTGAAGGAACTAAAATCCAGCTTAGCGGTTTTCCGGCTATCTGCTGGGACTTGGGAATATGAGCGAGTGGAATGCAACCGCCGCGCGGCATTCTGTCGGCAGCCTCTGTTTCCCGGCCCCCTTCACCGCCCGATCTTGCCGCCATTCCTTTGCTCGTGAGCGCTGCAGATGGAGCCCGGGCGCGGCAAGACATGCGTCGGCAGCCCCTTCTCCAAATTTCGGCCAAAGCTCGTCGACGTGTCCATCAAACCCGTTGCTGTGTTTGACCCAAGCAACCAAGGTTTCAACCGGGAGCTATGGATGACAAAATTTTCTTCCGCGATCTCTCACGCAATGCGCTCATCTCACTTGCTGGCCGTGCCGGCGGTGGCGCTTTTGTTGCTCGATCCCGCTTTCGCCGAGCCGTTGGCGAAGGCGCCGAATCCGGTCGCTCAGGAATTTCCCAACCAATACTTTCCGGAAAATGCGCCGGCTAAGGATGTGGCGCGATTCTATCCGCAGAGTTGGTTGACTTACGGGGCGAACCCGGCGCGAAACCCAGTGTTTGCGATGTCCGCTGATGCGCCGCAGGCGCTTCGCGCGGGTGTCCGCTGGTCATTTGCCGGGGCTGGCGCCGTGCCGCTCGATAAGCGGGTGCCACCGGCAGATTTCAAGACCATCGCATATTCTGTCGGCATGCCGGTCGGCGTGACGGTGGTGCGGGGCATGGTCTTTGTCGGCGACGACAACGGCTACACCTATGCGCTGAATGCGGCTAACGGCAAGCTGGTCTGGGCGCATTACGGCTGGAACATGACGATGAGCAATCCGCTCGTGTCCGGCGACAAAGTCTTCGTTTCGACCGGCAACGCATATTTCAACTATGCGAACACCATGAAATATCTGAAGGGCGAGCGCCCGGTGCGCGGGCCGGGCTTGAACTCGATCTATGCGCTCGATCGCCGGACCGGCAAGGAGATCTGGACTTTCCATCCCCAGGGAGAGGCCATGCCCACGCCTCTGCTGGATGACGGGTCCCTCTATGCCGGTACAGGGGACGGCCAGGTCTACAGGCTGGCAGCGGACACCGGCGCTCTCATATGGAAGTCGGATATCGTTTCCTTTGTCAGCATGTCGTCTCTGGTCAAGGGTGGCGCCTATATCTTCGTTGGCGCGACGAACCCTAATTTCTTCTATGCCATCGACGCAAAGTCCGGGCGGATCGCCTGGAAGACTACGATACCGCACATGGTTGCGACCGGGATCGGCGATTGCACGCCCGCTTATGCCGATGGAATTGTCGTGCAAGAGGTGACCGTCAAGAGCGACGATAAGAATCTTCCTGTCGCCAATGTCCTGCTCGCCTTCGACGCGCCGACCGGCCGCATCTTGTGGCAGAAGCGGTTTCCCGACGGCAAGGTGCCGCCAGCAATGAAGACCGCGACCCCGATCATCGTCGATGGCGTGGTTTATGAGGGCAGCCCGGTTTCAGGCGAC
The window above is part of the Methylovirgula sp. HY1 genome. Proteins encoded here:
- the hisC gene encoding histidinol-phosphate transaminase is translated as MNSFDGRERPRPRTGVLAIDPYRPGKSGSTSASRIYKLSSNETPLGASPRAQAAFQKVAERLALYPDGGAAALREAIGARYGLDPARIVCGAGSDELISFLAHAFVGPGDEGISTRHGFSIYRIVILAAGGTPVVADETNLTADVDAILAKVTEKTKIIFLANPNNPTGTYLPFGEIKRLAAALPPHIVLVLDAAYAEYVTRNDYSPGFELALTSENVVMTRTFSKIYGLAGLRLGWCYAPAAICDALNRIRGPFNISTGAMEAGIAALQDIEHIDTSIAHNETWLAWLTQEITRLGIEVTPSVGNFLLMHFKDSAEARAADAFLTQRGLILRAVDVYELPQCLRLSVGTEEANRLVVAALAEFLKSEGGPRG
- a CDS encoding chorismate mutase; the encoded protein is MLDRPLSETLADLRAEIDRIDTRLHELLMERGEIIDRLIAAKAGAGCAFRPEREAEMMRRLVARHKGILPLDTVESVWRIIISTFTFVQANYSVHCDISDGDAPMRDGCRFHFGFTVPMVPHTGTAEVIAAVAASNGDLGLVKVNSGASAGAWWDQLTAAGAPKVIARLPFVERQDHPAGLPLFVVAKPLTEAIAHDVVLYAIAIERWRPELTAGIAARGAEILGAAPVDGGRFSLLVAAPATLTAGELRETCLKAGSPATSLIEIGSHAARFALGKPGTQAQAAKD
- a CDS encoding homoserine O-acetyltransferase, coding for MDAGVALSPISIAYQTYGTLNAAKSNAILVCHALTGDQHVANAHPVTGKPGWWQVMVGPGRPIDTDRFFVIASNVVGGCMGTTGPASINPATNRVYGLDLPLVTIRDMVRAQAMLIDHLGIDTLFGVIGGSMGGMQVLQWAASYPERVFSAMPIATAAKHSSQNIAFHEVGRQAIMADPEWRGGRYLDFGVSPTKGLAVARMAAHITYLSDEALQRKFGRKLQDRAAPTFSFSADFQVENYLRYQGASFVDRFDANSYLYVTRACDYFDLADDYDGLLALAFKGTKTRFCVVSFNSDWLYPTAASRAIVHALNAAGASVSFVDIETDRGHDAFLLDVPEFIATTRGFIEAAARARGLPPAEGQG
- the metW gene encoding methionine biosynthesis protein MetW — translated: MIEPKSRVLDVGCGDGTLLRLLAEERGVDARGIELSQRGVNDCVAKGLSVVQGDADTDLADYPDAAFDYVILSQTLQATRQPRKVLEHMLRIGRHAVVSFPNFGHWRIRAQIAFKGRMPITENLKYFWYETPNIHFCSIRDFVTLVDVMGAKIERGVALDRFGAPMLVNAPWWVWNLFGDQAVFRLTRENIGAVADDMAASVKA
- a CDS encoding GcrA family cell cycle regulator, giving the protein MSWTDERVELLRKLWLDGLSASQIANELSNGITRNAVIGKVHRLGLSGRVKTSAPAMPRQRVKPLRPTSPRPSAPMVRGNTALAFNPMPIIASAPAPLEDVVIPISERVTIMDLKEAMCRWPLGDPTNAEFRFCGAKKPNSATGPYCAYHSRIAYQPVQERRRDREQKRLQRSA
- a CDS encoding aspartate aminotransferase family protein → MTSSLLPTYARADLAFERGEGAWLISTSGDRFLDFGCGIAVTGLGHAHPHLVETLVEQGQRLWHVSNLFQIPQAETLARRLVEATFADFVFFTNSGTETLEGAVKTARKYHYVSGHPEKIRIITLQGGFHGRSLAALAAGGNPKYLEGFEPRLEGFDQVPFGDLDALKAAIGPRTGAILVEPIQGEGGVRVLPQSYLVALRQLCDENGLLLIFDEVQTGVGRTGPLFAYQRAGVAPDIMMVAKGMGGGFPLGAFLVTREAGKGMTLGSHGTTYGGNPLATAVGNAVLDIVLSDGFLDRSTRMGALLKEKLGELLEKHPGVIAEVRGEGLLLGLKLHVTNTEFVAAALKQKLVIIPAADNVVRLLPPLIISEAEIADALRRLDAAAAHFKHSQKDMALRGAAG
- the argF gene encoding ornithine carbamoyltransferase, whose protein sequence is MINGAINGADGASLRHFLDLSEMSASDLRRILGTAFAIKRRRCKGQIAARRPLIGKVLAMIFDKPSTRTRVSFDIGMRELGGETIMLTGHEMQLGRGETIADTARVLSRFVDGIVIRVLDPAQLSELAFYADVPVINGLTKKSHPCQVMADIMTFEEHRGPIKDRTVAWTGDSNNVLASWIHAAQKFDFAINVATPAELDLPPELIAFAGATQTRLNVTRDPYEAVRGADAVVSDCWVSMGDENESFRHNLLTPYQVNAKLMAVAAKDAIFMHCLPAHRGEEVTDEVIDGPQSVVFDEAENRLHAQKGILSWCFGALEE
- a CDS encoding Hsp33 family molecular chaperone — protein: MTDLQPREASISRPVSDEGRDDQILPFAVEPLDSRGRVVRLGASIDRILAQHAYPAPVARLLGEAAVLTVLLGSALKFDGRLQLQTRSDGPVSMLVVDFDAPDGLRAFARFDAEKLAELGPTAELLGKGHLALTIEQGNDMSRYQGIVALEGQGLEAAAHQYFRQSEQIPTFVRLAVAESLTGGAGKTWRAGGLMVQFLPASRARQIMPDLSPGDVPEGVIVPEMQEDDAWVEAKSLAATIEDHELVDPTLSSERLLYRLFHERGVKVFKTQDVHATCHCSRERIANMLKSFTQQERRDMVGDDGKIGVTCEFCSTFREFAPEEFD
- a CDS encoding 50S ribosomal protein L25/general stress protein Ctc — its product is MAEAKTLAATVRSGTGKGAARSVRREGRIPAVIYGGGDPAEPVTLDYRELNKLIYAGHFLTTIFEIDVAGTKQRVIPRDYQLDPIKDQPLHIDFLRLKVGTTLRVEVPVHFINQEICPGLKKGGSLNVVRHVVEMRVPAEAIPEAITVDLSTLDIAESLHISAVTLPAGCKPTITDRDFTIATLVPPIVVAETPAAAAPAAKGGKVAAKPAPAAAAAKPAAAAKPKK
- the pth gene encoding aminoacyl-tRNA hydrolase — its product is MKLFVGLGNPGRAYAGNRHNIGFMVVDTLAREHQFPSFRVRFKGLASEAALGGDKVLLLKPETYMNESGRAVQEASRFYKIPPENIVVFHDELDLAPGKLRVKLGGGNAGHNGLRSITESIGNDYRRVRIGIGHPGDKDRVHDYVLADFAKSETAWVETLCLTIAANAELLVTGDDATFQNKVHLAMVAAGVAKEGLF